The sequence TCTTTAAAAGCTGGCTAAATAAGAAGTTATAATAATTTATTATAATTTTTTTCTTGATTCTAAAACAATCTTATAAGTTTATTAAAAGAATAAATTGATAAAATTTGTTTTTAAATATCAAGGAGAGATTAAATGAAAAAGATTGTTTTAGGAACAATGATAGCTGCGGCATCTTTAATGGCTGCAAATTATGCACCATGTGCTGGATGTCATGGAGCTTCTGCAGAAAAAGCTGCATTAGGTAAATCGCAAATTATTAAAGGTTGGCCAGCAGATAAAACTATTGCTGCACTAAAAGGTTATAAAGATGGTTCTTATGGTGGAGCTATGAAAGGTGTTATGAAAGGTCAAGTTGCAAGACTTTCTGATGCTGATATTGCAGATTTAGCTGATAAAATTTCTAAATTCTAATTAGTAATTTATTCTAAGAAAAGTGAATCATTCAGGTGATTCACTTTTTTTTTGTCCTTTTTTTGACTCTTCTATTTTTTCTTCTTTTTTAACAGCATCATTTAAATCTTCAGTACTATCAAATAATAGTCCATCCATCATTTTATCACCATCATCAAACTGTCCATCTTTTGCACCCCAAATAAACATTCCTAGTATTGCAAAAGATACAACAAGACCTACAATTAACATCATTAAAAGAGTATCATTCATTATT comes from Arcobacter sp. LA11 and encodes:
- a CDS encoding c-type cytochrome, with translation MKKIVLGTMIAAASLMAANYAPCAGCHGASAEKAALGKSQIIKGWPADKTIAALKGYKDGSYGGAMKGVMKGQVARLSDADIADLADKISKF
- the ccoS gene encoding cbb3-type cytochrome oxidase assembly protein CcoS, with protein sequence MNDTLLMMLIVGLVVSFAILGMFIWGAKDGQFDDGDKMMDGLLFDSTEDLNDAVKKEEKIEESKKGQKKSESPE